The genomic segment TGAGGGCGATGTGGTTGAAATTCAGTTGAACGGCCCGCTGGATGCGACCCTGGCCCAACAGGCGCAAGAAAGTCTGGCCCCCCAGGTGGCTGAAGCCGTGGTAGAGGTGGAACGCAAAATGCTCACCGTCCGGGCGCTGAACGCCGTCGGCGCGCTACCGACTATTTTGGCCACGTTGGAAAATGTGGGCCTACCCGCCGGTGAGGTGCGAGTGCGAGAGAACACCCTGGAAGACGTATTCATCCAACTCACCGGGCGGAGGTTGCGCCCATGAAAACACTACTGGTAGCCCGCAAAAGCCTGCTGGAGATTGTGCGCGAGCCAAAACTGCTGGCCCTGGTGGTGTTGACCCCCCTGGCATTTGTGGGTATTCTGGCCGTAGGCTACAACGTGCCCATGCTGGTCACCCATCCCCTATGGGTCAGCCATACCACCCCTGCCGGAGAGGGCCTGCTGGCAGATTTAGAATCGCAGCGTTACGCCGATGGCCGGCCCGTATTTGCCGTGACCCATACCACCGATCCGGCTGCCGCCGAAACCGCGCTCAAATCCGGCGACGTTACGGCCTTGTTAGCCATTGCTGAAACAGATGACGGTCTGAATGTCACCGTGCGCGGCGACCCGCTGAGCCTCCAATTTTACCGGGCCAGCCTTATGTTGGATAACACTTTTTACCGCGCTGCCGACCAACTGGCCAGGCGGCCACAGGTGGTGAAAGTGGTCGAACAGCCTTTGTTCAAGGATGGTCCCCGCTCTGAGTTCGACCTGTACGCGCCGGGCATGATTGTTTTTGCCTTGTTGCTCATCATCCCCCAAACCGCCATGCTGGTGGCCCGCGAAATCCGCTGGCATACGCTGCGCCGCTTGCGCCTGGCCCCTCTCCGTGCCGGGGAACTACTGACCGGCATCGGCCTGGCTCAAATGGCAGTGGCCGTGGTGATGGTCGTTTTGGTCTTCGTTGCTGCCATTCTGATGGGTTACCACAATCAGGGCGAGTTATGGCTGGCGATGGTGGTAGGGCTGGCAATTAGTTTTTCGGCCGTTGGCCTGGGTTTGCTGGTGGCCTGTTTTATTGAAAACGACAGCCAGGCCATCAATTTGGGCAGCATGGTGGCCATGACCCAAGTATTTCTCTCCGGTTCCTTTTACCAACTGCCGCCCATCACCCTCTTTGTGTTGCTGGGACATCAAATTGATCTATTCGATATTTTCCCGGCCAGCCACGGCTTTCTGGCTTTACAGCAGGTTTTAAGTTACGGTGTCGGGCTGAAGGAAATCAGCTTTCGGCTGGCCGCCACCTTGTTTCTATCGCTCCTGTACCTGGCCGGGGGAGTCATTACTTTTCAATGTCTGCAAATGAAGGAGAGGAGTCACTAAAATGAAAAATGGGACGTTACGAAACGGGTTCAGGATGCCGATAATGAGGCAACCTGAACCAAAACCTGGCCCCCTTCCCCGGCGTGCTCTCCACGCCAATGGTTCCCCCATGCATTTCCACAAGTTGTTTGGCTATGGCCAAGCCCAGTCCCGCTCCCCCCTCTGAGCGAGTACGTGATTTTTCGCTGCGCCAGAAGCGGTCAAATAGATGGGGCAAGTCGGCTTCTGGGATGCCGGGGCCGTTGTCGCTCACGCTCAGGGTGACGCTGTTTTCCACTTGCTGCACCGCCAGTTTGATCTGTCCTCCCTCGGCCGGAATGTAACGCAGAGCGTTGCTCAATAGGTTGCCGATAACCTGCCCGATGCGCTGCGGGTCGGCGTTGATAGTTGGCAGATCAGAGTCAAATTCCGTAATCAACGAGATGCCCTTGTCCGCAGCTTCGGCCTCAAACAGGCTGGCTGTGTTTTCTGCAATCTCGCCCAGGTTGATCTCGCGGCAGTCCAACGATAATTGTCGCGTTTCGGCCAGGGTGAGCAAACGCAAGTCTTCCACCAAATTGTCCAGTACGTAAACCTCTTCCAGGGCCGGGGCAATTTGGTCCTCTTTCAAGGGATAAACCCCGTCCAAAATCCCCTCCAACCGACCCCGCATAATGGTCAGCGGAGTGCGTAATTCGTGGGCAATATCGGCCAGCATGTTGCGGCGTTCGCGGTCGTTGCGCTCCAGGGAGTCGGCCATCTGGTTAAAGGAATCGCTCAAACTGCGCAGGTCGCTGGGGCCACCCACTTGCACGCGGGCGGACAGGTTGCCCGAGGCCACCTCTTGGGCCGTGGCAATTACGTCGGCCAGCGGCGTAACCACCCGCCGCATGAGCAATAAACCGATAATCAGGGTGAGGACACCGGCGAAGCATGTAACCAACACCGCCCCCGGCAGCAAGCCCAAAAAGACAAAGATTGGTTTGAGGGGTAGTTCTTTAACATAGGCTAACGTTCCAACCTGGTCTCCGTTGAACTGAACCGGGTAAAGTTTCTCTTTATTGCCGGGGATGTAAATCTGCCCAACCCGTTCGGTGCCGATGTACCCGCGATCAATCAACACCCGGTTGGTTTCATCGAGCAGTAGAACATCTTCCCATTCATCGGCAAAACTGGCCTGGATTCCTGCGTTGGTTTCTAGCGAAAGCGCTTCTACACCCTCCCAACTGCCATAGGCGATATAGTAAGCTTGCAACGAACCAAGCAAGGTGGTTGGGGCAAACGGACCGCTTGACAAGGGGGCATTGCTGATAAATAAAGTGAGCAGAACCAGCAGCAAGACAACAGTGATGGTCACCACTACCCCAAAAGCCAGCGTCAACAGCCAAAACAGACGGCGGCGGATTTGGCGGATTGAGTGGAGATGATCATTTTGGTCAGACATAGGATGTTGTTCCAAGAAGTTAGGTGATTTGTGGCAATTATTGCGTATTTCGGATTACGTGGAATGATTTACGAAATACGTGGTACGGAATAGGAAAACGATTCAACTGCGTTACCCTTGTTCGGCAAATTTATATCCCACCCCATGCACGGTGATGATGTATTTGGGGCTGCCGTTCTCCGGTTCAATTTTGCGGCGCAGATTGCGCACATGAGAGTCTATCGCTCTCTCGTAGCTTTCAAAAGAAACCCCGCGCGTAGCCGTGAGCAGTTGAGCGCGAGAAAAAATGCGCCCCGGCTGGCCGGCCAGCGTGGCCAGAATTTCGAATTCGGTGGGGGTGAGCGTGACTTCTTTATTTGGCAAGATGGCTTTGTAGCGGGCGCGGTCCAGGGTGAGGTCGGCCACGCGAATAATTTCGGGGGTGACGGTGTCACCCCTGGCCCGGCGCAGCACAGCGCGCGCGCGGGCCACCAACTCGCGGGGGCTGAAAGGTTTGGTGATGTAATCGTCCGCGCCCAGTTCAAGCCCCACCAGTTTGTCGGTTTCTTCCACGCGGGCGGTGAGCATAATGATGGGGATGTTTTTGAGCAGTGGGTCTTGCCGCAAATGGCGGCACACGTCCAGGCCGTCCATGCCCGGCAGCATCAGGTCGAGCACCATCAAATCGGGCCGGTCACGGCGGACGGCGGCCAGTCCCAGTGGGCCGGTTTCAACGCTTATCACCTGAAAACCGGCCGCAGTCAGGTAGTCGCGGCAAATCTGCACGATTTTGGGTTCGTCATCAACAATGAGGATGGTTTTAGTCATGATCCTTTGTTTCCAAACACATAAATAAATCGCTCACTGCCAAAACCACTAATAAGCAGCCGTTCTTTGCGATTGCTTAGATATTGCTGCGTCCAATCGGTGAAGCCGCCGTCGCCGATCAGATAATTCTCGCCGGAGGTATCACGGATATAGATTTGAAAAACGGCGCTTTCGTAATATCCCCTGCCGCTTTCTCGATTTTGGTCAAAGGCAAAGTTGATCGGCGGATATTTGGTCGCCAGTTTTTCCAAAACTTCTGTTTTGATGATCTCATATCGTTTTTCGTCAAAAGCGGTCAAATAAGTGTTGACTTCAGCCACGGCAAAACCCCGTTTTTTACACGCCTCTATGAGCCGCGCGTAAAATTCAATGTGTTCAACCAACGATTGGGTTTCAAACTGATAATTTCTTTCTTCCTGGCCGGCGGTGCAGAGCGCCAGCACCCTAAAGTGGGCAAACGAGGCCGGGGCGTCAAACGGCTGGGCGCGCAGCAAACGCTGGCTGGCGCAGAGTTTAACTCTTTCTTTAGACCACAGATTCCGTTTGCTCATCTCCCGCCGCCGGCGCGCGCATTCCAGGGCCATCACGTTGGTGGAGTCGGAGCAAACTTCGGTGTTGCGAATGGTGGTGACGGCATTGTTTTGATCTACCGTAGCCACCACCGAATTGCTGCCCAGCGGCGTCACCGGCGAAAGCTCAACCACTTCAACATCCGGCGGCAGCAACGAGTAGGCCAGCCGCTCAAACTCGATCATTTTCTGCGGCTTGACCGCCGCCAGTTGCACAAAACGATTTTGCTCAAATTGCGTCAATACCTCGCGGGGTGTTAATCGCCGGGCGCGTCGGCGGTAAACTTCCAACAACAACGATTGTAAATCCGACGCGTTCAAGCCAGACAACACGTCCAATAAATTTGGGCTGTTTGTTTCTCGCAAAATCCGGGCAATGATTTTGTTAGGCATGCCATATCCTCTGGGGAATCATTTGCCGTTGATTGTAACGCCGCTTCTCTTTTAGACGCAAATGTCGGTCTCTATTCAGGCCCGCCTACCTTCTCAAAACGCCGCCGACTTTCAACAGCAGTCACACCTTGAATCTACAAGGCAACTCGCTTGACCTGTTTAAGCCAATATTCTTTTTCCCCTCCGCAGGACAATCTTAACCCTCTCCCAATTGCGAGCCAGGTGAATCCCCGCCAGAATCGTGCTGATGTAGCCGGCGTAATTGTGAAAAATAAGCATAGGCAGATTCAATACGTCCATCACCAATCCGGTGAGCGCTGCGTAAAGGCCGCACAAAACCATAATGATGATGATGAGGTAATCCAGGTTCTTGCTTTGCATTGTTATCAACTCCTATCACCTCAATATGCTATGCATTTAACAACACCGGAGCTAGATTGCCAGCCCAGGCTTTAATGGTTTTCCAGTCGCGGTAATCACCTTCGGTAACCTGTCCCCCCGCTGTAAAAGGCCACACCACGCGATAAGCAAAGGATAATTTACTGAAGTCCAGTTTCCCTGCAAAAAGACCCACATCCACTGGTTGCACTTCCGACACTTGCCGGCGCACCGGGTCCAAAAAACTTGCTACCTTGGGGCGGAGATTGTCTGCATCAGGCGCGGCCAGGGTCAAGCAGCTTAAAAAGTAGGCTACGGGCATCTGGCTCAACGCATTTCGGTGTGTCTCCACAAACGCGATTGCTTCAGGTAACCACGCGCTGGCGTGGATGGGACTACCCACGACGACGGCCCGGTAAGAGCTGAGGTCACTAATGTCTTGCACCGGGCGCACCTCCACCGCTGTCCCCGCCTCACACAACACCTGTCCAATAGCCTCAGCTATCTCACCGGTGGATCCGGCCTCGCTAGCGTAGGCGATCAATATTCCGTCGCCGCCGTTTTCTGCCTGGCCGCAGTTCGATTCGATAAATTCTACTGCCGGTTGGCGGGCGGCGAAGAACCCCGCACCGGCACAGGCCAGCGCCGTTGCGCCAACTACGCCTGCTCCCCGTATCAAAAATTGCCGCCGGGTGATTTTGTTTTTACTCATTTTTATTTTCCCCTTGTCTATCGAGTCGTTTTTCACAAATACTTTAAGTTTGTGATTTGACACCATTCTAGCAATCAATTGTCAAAAATTTGTGAAGATGATGGGGAGGAATGTGGAAGGCTCAAATTTGTCAATTAATAAGGGCGTTCAAAAAAAAGAAGTCACCCCTTTTGGAGGGTGACTTCTTTCCTCCTTGATGGTATACTGACCGCAAGATGGATTATGTTGATTTTGGAAAGACCGGATTGAGCGTGTCGCGTCTCTCTATTGGCACAGGCACGCATGGTTGGGGTGGTCGTTCAGAGCAGTCGGCTTTGGGCGTGAACAAACTGGCCAGCTTGCTGCGGCTGGCTTACGAGCACGGCGTCAATTTTTGGGATACGGCCGATGGGTATGGCACACATCGGCATATTGCCCAGGCGCTACGGGGTCTACCCCGCGATAAAGTGGTCATTGCCACCAAAACTTTGGCCCGAAGCGCCAAAGCGGCAACGTTGGACGTTGAACGTTTTCTCAAGGAATTGAATACCGATGTGCTCGATATTTTGCTCCTGCATTTTGTAACGCAGGCTGACTGGCCACGTAAATATGCCGGCGTTATGGACGCGCTTTCGCAGGCCAGGGAGCAGGGTAAAGTGCGGGCGGTGGGCGTTTCTTGTCATGGCCTGGGCGCGTTGGAGGCGGCGGCGCAAACAGAGTGGGCCGAAGTTGTGCTGGCCCGCATCAATCGGACCGGGGTGAATATGGACGCAACCCCAACCAAGGTTGACCCCTTCATTGAGCGGCTATATATGGTCGGCAAAGCGGTATACGGGATGAAAGTGCTGGGCTGTGGCCAACTGGCCGGGAACGCTCGCGCCGCGATTCAGTACGTTTTTCAGCTTGGTACGGTCTATGCTGTCACCATTGGTACCAGCCAACCTGAACAACTCTACGAAAACCAGAGACTGGTTGAGGAATTTGCTCCCCGGTACCCCCTGCACCCATTACCGTAGCAACCAGAGCCTTTTTAATCAGTTCGAGGTGGAATGAACAAACGAGAAAAACACAAACAGGATTTGATTGAATTATTGGACCAGATTCTTGAAACTGGCGAGGCTACCCCCCTCAGAAATTATATTGCGGCCAACAGCAACAATCTGCCCGGGCCACGGGGGAATTTGGAATTGGCGCAAGCGTGGGGAGAGGTGGTGGAAGCTTATGCCGGGCCAGCGACGGTTAAACTGTGGAACTTGTGCGTTGAAATGGCCAACATCTCGGCTGACGAGGCGCCCGTGAATGACCCCAAAGAGCTGATCCCCTTTTGTGGCGCGGTTGGTGTCGGCGCAATCGGTTCAGTTTTGCCGGAATTTTTTGACCGGGCCATCACCACCTTGAAAAACTTGGCCAATGATTCAAGGTGGCGCATGCGGGAAGCCGTGCCGATGGGTTTGACCAAGTTACTGACCGGCCGCAGCCGGGATACTTTGCAAACCCTGGCCGCCTGGACTGTTGAGGGCAGTTTGCTCGAGCTGAGGGCCGTTGCGGCCGGGGTGGCTGAACCGGCCCTCTTAAAAAACGACGAGATTGCCGCTACGGCTTTAGAACTGCACCAAAATATCTTCAAGCGGGTGCTCAAAATTGAGCCGCGCAAAACCGAGGATTTTAGAATATTAAAAAAGGCGCTGGGTTATACCCTGAGCGTGGTGGTCAAGGCGAGTCCGCAGCCAGGGTTTACCTACATGGCTCAACTTGTTGACACCCAGGATAAGGATATACAGTGGATCGTCAAGGAGAATTTAAAGAAGAATAGACTCGTTAAAAATTTTCCCAAAGAAGTGGCTACAATCAAGCGCCAACTAAAGTGAAACAAACATAAAAACAAGAGCGCCAAGGCGTTGCTTTGGCGCTCTTGTTTATTTCTCAAAAAATTTATACTCATGCATCCGATTAAAACTTGACTTTCAAGGCAATATGTTGTAAATTATTGAATGTTATTTATGTACCAATGTACCAAAATGGACGGAGCAAACTATGACCACCTCACAAACAGAGTCGCCAAGAATCAAAGTTGAGCGGGTGCAAACGGGCGTGCGCATTGAAAAACGCATGCTCAAAGTGCTTAAAGCTCTGGCGGAATATCTGGATATGTCTTTGGGGGATCTGCTAGAAGGCATTGTGTTACATGCCTTTGAGGGTAAGTGTGCCTTTGAGGAGGATTTGTTACAACGCATTGCCACGCTGAAAGAAGTTTACGAGATGGATTATGATGCGACCGCCAGCCATCATATGACAGAATAAACTGATTTTGCAGTAAAACTAAAAACTGTTGAGTCAAGCGGAGTGATTTTTGTCGATCACTTCGCTTTATTTATTGAAAGGATTCTTTCATGAAATCAAAACTTCTATCCAAAAATATGTCTGTCTTTGCCGTCATCTGGCTGGGCCAAACGGTGTCGCAAATTGGCTCCGGCCTGACCGGCTTTGCCCTGGGGGTGTGGGTTTATCAAACCACTGGCTCGGCCACGCAGTTTGCGCTCATTGCCGTGTGTACGGCCTTGCCCCGCATTGTGCTGTCGCCGCTGGCCGGAGCGTTGGTGGACCGTTGGGACCGGCGCTGGGCTATGATCATCGGCGACAGCGGCGCGGCGCTGGGCACGCTGGCAATTGCGCTGTTATTTTTTGCCAATCAACTTGATGTCTGGCACATTTATTTGGCCACCGCCTTTAGTTCTGCTTTTAGCACCCTGCAATGGCCGGCCTATGCCGCTATTGTGCCGCTGCTGGTGTCTAAAGAGAAACTGGGACGGGCGAATGGATTGATGCAATTTGGGCGAGCGGCCTCGGAAATACTTGCCCCCGCTCTGGCCGGGGTGCTGGTGTTGGCCATTCAAATACAGGGCGTCATTCTCATTGACGTGGGCACCTTTATTTTTGCGGTGACCACTTTGTTGTTGGTGCGGGTGCCCTGCCCTCCAACAACGGCTCAAGAAAAATCTCACCAGGGATTGCTTTGGCACGATATTGTCTACGGTTGGAAGTATCTTGCTGCACGTCCGGGTTTGATGGGTCTGCTCGTCTTTTTGGCCTTGGTCAATTTCTTTTGGGGCATGTTGGCCGTACTCATCACGCCGCTAGTGCTGAGTTTCACCTCTGCTGATGCGTTGGGCGTCATCATTTCGGTGGCCGGGCTAGGGATGCTGGCCGGCAGTCTCTTGATGACAGTTTGGGGCGGGCCTAAACGGCGTATTTATGGGGTGCTGGGCTTTGAGTTGTTCAGCGCCCTCAGTTTTGTGCTGATGGGCCTGCGACCTTGGGCCTGGCTGATTGCGCTGGGTGCATTTACGGCTCATTTGGCTATTGCCATCATTTTTGCCTGTAATCAGGCTTTGTGGCAAAGTAAGATTGCGCCGGAGGTACAAGGGCGGGTGTTTGCCATCCAACAAATGGTTGCTCACGCCATGATGCCGCTTGCTTTTCTTCTGGCCGGTCCGTTGGCCGATTACCTGTTCAATCCCTTGCTCGTTTCAGACGGGGTGTTGGCCGGCTCTGTGGGGCCTTTCATCGGCATTGGGCCGGGCCGGGGGATAGCTTTGTTATTGGTGGTAGTGGGTTTGATTAAGTTTGGCGTAGTCTGGGGCGGTTTTTTGAACCCGCACCTTCGTTTAGTGGAAGATGAACTGACCGATACCCTGCCTGATCAACAGACGGCGGCGGTGACAATCTGAATCTATCTCGGGGGAGATTTTTAAAGGATTTTAACAATTTTTTAGCTTTGTCTTAATTTGGTCTTTAATTGTTGTTAAAGTATAACTCCTAAAATAATAGTGAGCTTTACCTCAAGCTTCATCTCAAGTGAACTTTATCTCATTTGTAACAATCTATTTTTTAAGGAAAGAAAATGCCTTTTTTCAACGCCTTCCCTCAAAAAACAAAAGTCTGGCTTTTTAGCTGGTATGGTTCTGAAGAAATTCTGGCCCAGTGGATTTCCAATTTGGTTAGCCCGCCGGTGGTCGGCATCCTCACGGCCATTGCCTTTATCTTCTATACTGTCCCCAATCCCCTCCAGGTCTGTTCCTGGTTGGCCTGGGGACTACCCTTGATCTGCCTGCCTCCGCTGGCCTATGTATTGTGGTTGATACATAGGGGTGAATTGGCCGACATCCATATGCCTGACCGTCGTTCCCGGCTGAAGCCATTGGGCCTGATGGTGGTTTGGGGAGGGGTTTGTCTTTTTTTGCTGCGTTATTGGGGCGCGCCCCCGGCCCTTATTCCCATTCTGTTGACCACATGGGTATATATGGCCGCCCTGAGCGCTATCACCCTATTCTGGAAGATCAGTTTTCACAGCACCACTATCTCGGCTGCAGCCAGTGTGGGAATTGTGGCCAGCGGGCTGACCGGCTGGTCTATGGTGGCGATGCTGCTTGTGCCGGTGGTGGGCTGGGCCAGGGTTTACCTCCACCGGCATACACTGGGGCAGGTCATTGCCGGCTGTCTGACCGGTACGAGTATAGGATTGCTTTTGTTGATTTCATAAAGTTAAAGATACAGGTAAAGCCTGGTTGGATCAGGGGCTAAACAATTGACTAAGCCAAAGCTTTTGGCGCAGAAAACGGGCCAAACGAGCCATAGGGGTGATATAGGCTGTTTGTTCTAAATCTGCGATAACTTGTTCGTCGGAGACCTGCCCCAGGCCATGTTTTTGCTCTTCTAACATAGCCCGGCGTGACACAAACCAAAGATAAAGATCGGCGATGGTATGGTTGGGAAAGTAATCCAACAACCGGCGTTTTTGGATCAGATTCGCCACGGGCAGATAAACCGTATCGTACCAACTGGCCACAGCCTCTTCATCAGATATTTTGCTGCTGGTTTCTGTTTCCTTAAGATATTTGTGTACGGCAATATGGTCTTTAACCAAATGATAGTAGCCTGCTTCGGTAAAGTAAATGTTATGCTCTGGTCGAATCTGATCCAACTGTGTTTGCGCTAAAAAATCAGTCTGTTCTTCAATTAAGGATAGATTCCCCAGGTCTAGTCCAGGCTGGAAAAGACTCACCAGCCGTTTAAAGGGATTGGCGGCCTCTTTTTCTAATTCCTCAACCAATACTTCATCAGAAACATTGCCTAACTCTTTTGCTTCTTGTTCAAGCGTAGCCCGGTGCAGAACAAGCCAGGCATACAGGTCGGCTTCGGTTCGGCCTGGAAAATACTTCAATATCTCTCGTTCCCGAATGAGTTGCACTACAGGCAAATAGACGTTATGGTACCAACTGGTCACAGCCTCTTCATCAGTAAATTCGCGGCCACATTCGGTTTCTTTTAGATACTTGTGAAACGTGATGTGTTTTTTGACCAGCCGGTAACGGCCCGGCTCGGTGAATTCAATATTGTGGCCGGGTTGAAGTTTATCCAGTTGTGTTTCTGCCAAAAATTGAGCGCGTTCCCCTTTGAGCAGAATGTCATCTAACTCATCCTGGTGGTCAATAGGCACGGGGGTTTTATATTCTATCACATAAGCTTCAATGGTTTTGGCCCCATGGGCCCGGGCCACCGAAACCCGGTGATTGCCATCGCGCACAAAATAAACATCGCCTACTTGATACACTTCAATGGGCGGCGTCCCCACCATGTCGTGCGTAACGGCGTCAACCCGCCGCCAGCGGTCCGCAGAACGATCATTTTTGGGCAAAAAAGTGCGGGTGAAATCTCGATAACGCCCCACGCTACCCACAATTTTATCCAATTCTATTTCTTGCAAACCTTGATAAGAAGAATCTTGCAATCTCAAACCCTGTCTAACTTCCTCAAAAGAAAGCAGGTCGTTTGGACGGCCGGTGAAAAAGTTAAGGGCTTCTTCAATAAAGGCTCGCCGGCGAGCTGCGTTGAATTCGATACTTGTTTGATGGGGTAATCCACTATCCATATCTGCCTCCCCTCATAGTTTTCTTGTCTCAGACAAGAAGCAAATTTCTCAAAACATAAAGAAGGTGCTTTTCTCCCCAGAAAAGCACCTTTGCTCATTGAAGATTCAATGAAAATATTATTCGCTCAAATGGCCGGTAGCGGGCCGGCGCCAGGTTTGGGGGCAAGGGGCAGCATCGACCTTTGCCAGGGATAAACGATGTAACGATTGGTGATAGCGCCATAATAATCGGGACCGGTATCTCGAAATAGGTTATCAATTTCCCGGTAATGCAACACCGCTGTTTCGCATGCGCAGCCTACCGCGGCTAACCGGCCTTTAACCGTCATAATTGACCGGCCGTTGCCCCAGATGTCGTCAACCACTAAAATGCGCCGGTCAATCAACAATGTATCCGAGGGAAACTGCATAAACGTGGGCCAGGCCAGCTTTCGGTCAACGTCGTCGGGAAAATAAACTGCCGCCGTTAAAACGTGTTGAATTTGCAGCGCCTCACTTAAAATCCCCCCCGGAATCAAGCCGCCCCGGGTAATCATCAGCAAACCGTCAAACTCGCCTCTAAATTGAGGGATAAGGTGATCAATCAATTTGTCTACATTTGCCCAACTTAGAATCTCACGTTCTAAATCAGGTTCGGGCCGATTTTCCAGCGGTAACATGATTACGAATAGCTCTTTAGTATGTTGCCTGACCAAAATTAAAACCAACGCCACGTTATTTTAGTCTGTTTTGACCTGGTGTCAATGATGGTGGCGGCGGCTTTTCTAAGGCCAGGGGTCGGTTGGGTTGAACGGCTGAATGGCCAATCACTGGAGCCAAATTTGTTGGGTTTTGCTAAAAATTCACTTTTGACACCGATGAGTGAAACCCAACTCCATTTTGCAGCACCAACTTTCCATTACTCAACCTGCTTGATCCTCATTAGCCACCTCTTTGTGGATGATTCCATCCAGCAAATAAATGGTTCTATCGGCAAAATTAGCCATGCGGGGATCGTGGGTGACAAAGATAACGGTTTTGCCCTGCTCCTGGTTGAGTTGGCGAATGAGGCGCATCACCTCAAAGCCGGTTTCCGAATCCAGGTCGCCGGTGATTTCATCGCCGATGATAATGGGCGGGTCGTTGGCCAGAGCGCGGGCAACGGCTACGCGCTGCTGCTGGCCGCCGGAAAGTTCGCTGGGATAATGATTCATGCGGTCGGCCAGCCCCACCTGTTCTAGCAAGGTGGCCGTTCGCGTTTTGCGAGCCTTGCGCCGGAAGCGGCCGGCCAACACCATCGGCGCTTCAACATTTTCAAAGGCGGTAAAGTTATTGAGCAGGTTAAAGGTTTGAAAGATAAAGCCCAGTTTTTCCAGCCGCAGCCGGGCCACCTGCTCTTCCTTCATTGAGACCACATTTTTCCCGTCAATAATAATGTGCCCCCGGCCCGGTTCGTCCAACCCGCCCAGTAAATTGAGCAGCGTGGTTTTGCCAGAGCCGCTTGGCCCCATCAAACACAGCATTTCCCCTTGCCCCACCGCAATGGTGACGCCGCGCAAAGCGGGCACGGCCTCTTTGCCCATCAAGTAACTCTTATGTACGTTATCAACTTGAATGATCGGTTCGGTCATAGGTAAGTTTTAAAGTCCCCACAAGAGAGTGATAAAAATGGGTGTGGCTACAGCCAAAATCAAATTCAGCGGCAAGCCAACTTTGGTAAAGTCTAAAAATTTGTAGCCGCCAGGTCCGTAAACCATTGTATTGGTTTGATACCCTACCGGCGTGGCAAAACTATTAGAGGCGGCAAACATAATAGCCAAAATAAAGGCCGTTGGATTTAGCCCTAACGCCTTGGCGGTGGCCGCGCCTACGGGCACCAGCACCACCACGGTGGCGTTGTTGGAAATCAACTCGGTCATAATGGAAGTAGTGAGGTAAAAAATAATCAAAACAATGAGGGGCGGAACGTAATGGGCAGATTGGGCGGCCAGGCTGGCAATCAATTGCGTGCCCCCGGTTTCTTGCAGGGCCAGCCCCA from the Anaerolineae bacterium genome contains:
- a CDS encoding ABC transporter ATP-binding protein encodes the protein MTEPIIQVDNVHKSYLMGKEAVPALRGVTIAVGQGEMLCLMGPSGSGKTTLLNLLGGLDEPGRGHIIIDGKNVVSMKEEQVARLRLEKLGFIFQTFNLLNNFTAFENVEAPMVLAGRFRRKARKTRTATLLEQVGLADRMNHYPSELSGGQQQRVAVARALANDPPIIIGDEITGDLDSETGFEVMRLIRQLNQEQGKTVIFVTHDPRMANFADRTIYLLDGIIHKEVANEDQAG